Within uncultured Methanoregula sp., the genomic segment AACCTGGTCAGAAACTTGTTGAGCATGCCAGATGTCGAACTCGTAGGTATCTGTGACCTATCCAGAAGTGCTCTTGACAAAATGAGGATTTTATATCCGGATGTCCCTCTTTTTACATCATTTGACACACTGGTGGGTCAATCACATCCGGATGGAATAATCGTTGCAACACCTGCAAGTACTCACTATGAAGTTGTAAAACGGGCCCTCGATCACAATATCTCTGCACTCGTCGAGAAACCCTTGGCAATAAACAGCCAACAAGCATGTGAACTGGTCGAACTCGCAAAAAAGCGTAATCTGACCTTAATGGCAGGACACACATTCCTGTACAGTGATTATGTCCGGAAAGTCAAGGAGATAATTAATACCGGGG encodes:
- a CDS encoding Gfo/Idh/MocA family oxidoreductase, which produces MLKIAVIGVGYWGPNLVRNLLSMPDVELVGICDLSRSALDKMRILYPDVPLFTSFDTLVGQSHPDGIIVATPASTHYEVVKRALDHNISALVEKPLAINSQQACELVELAKKRNLTLMAGHTFLYSDYVRKVKEIINTGG